The following coding sequences lie in one Spirosoma sp. KUDC1026 genomic window:
- a CDS encoding ROK family protein: MENKAVIAIDLGGTRIKLGLVRAGSVLLTDRMASQSGQGLQTRLPQIKATLDRMLETAGLSASDLVGMGVAVPGIVDPILKRVLSINDKYSDAPQLDLAGWARETWGIPLYLENDTRAALLGEWQYGSGQGYDNVVLMTLGTGVGTSAVIEGRLLRGKHFQAGILGGHFVQNTQGNRCNCGAVGCAEAEASTWSLGQRATAHKTYAQSLLCRYDTVDFEAVFRCAAQGDALATTLRDESIDVWATCAYNLVQAYDPEVLVLGGGVMASRDVIIPPIQHRLNQNTWATWGNVAVVPGLLTDSAALLGAAHLAYNREL; encoded by the coding sequence ATGGAAAATAAAGCGGTCATCGCCATCGACCTGGGAGGTACCCGTATCAAGCTGGGACTGGTCAGAGCGGGCAGCGTTTTGCTGACGGACCGGATGGCCTCGCAATCGGGGCAGGGGCTGCAAACCCGGCTACCGCAGATCAAGGCAACACTAGATCGGATGCTGGAAACCGCCGGTCTGTCAGCGTCCGATCTAGTCGGCATGGGCGTAGCGGTGCCGGGCATTGTTGACCCGATTCTGAAACGCGTCTTATCCATCAACGACAAATACAGCGACGCCCCTCAACTTGATCTGGCTGGCTGGGCCAGGGAGACATGGGGCATACCCCTTTATCTGGAAAACGATACCCGGGCGGCCCTGCTGGGCGAATGGCAGTACGGCAGCGGACAAGGCTACGATAACGTAGTACTGATGACGCTCGGTACCGGAGTTGGCACATCGGCGGTTATCGAAGGCCGCCTGTTACGGGGTAAACACTTTCAGGCGGGCATTCTGGGCGGGCATTTTGTTCAGAACACCCAGGGAAACCGCTGCAATTGCGGGGCGGTTGGCTGTGCGGAGGCCGAAGCGTCAACCTGGAGTTTGGGCCAGCGGGCAACTGCTCACAAAACATACGCCCAAAGTCTGCTTTGCCGGTATGACACCGTCGATTTCGAGGCCGTTTTTCGTTGTGCTGCCCAGGGCGATGCGCTGGCGACTACCTTGCGGGACGAAAGCATTGACGTATGGGCCACCTGCGCCTACAATCTGGTGCAGGCTTACGACCCGGAAGTACTCGTTCTGGGTGGCGGGGTGATGGCCAGCCGCGACGTTATTATTCCCCCAATCCAGCACCGCCTGAACCAAAATACCTGGGCTACGTGGGGCAACGTGGCCGTAGTACCTGGCTTACTAACTGATTCGGCAGCTCTGTTAGGAGCCGCTCATTTAGCATACAACCGTGAATTATGA
- a CDS encoding class I mannose-6-phosphate isomerase has translation MNVLTPSTFDKLPAIRIAGETCITGWEAIVATLQDRIRSLGQAKTIVAVDTYLGVYTDEVIAGLGSLSDRLTVVETGQALRNPGEIDALVDDYVTDDPVFGYVCPFELARFYDEDKLAICQQRIQAVTDGVVLVVGIGAALFVDQPDLLLYADMPRWEIQLRFRKNRVSNLGGQNQDAGFAYQYKRAFYVDWKVLDRHKKQYMERWDYVVDTTQEETPKLISGTALRNAMALTVQRPFRVVPFFDPGPWGGQWLKEVCDLDRSAVNYAWGFDCVPEENSLLYNFDGETFEIPSIDVVFSHPQELLGEKVFAAFGAEFPIRFDFLDTIEGGNLSLQVHPLQAYMREKFGMPYTQNESYYFLEAKEDACVYLGLKENINPDKMIGDLEKAQDSGVDFDAEQYVEKWPIKKHDHALIPAGTVHCSGANSVVLEISATPFNFTFKLWDWGRTGLDGKPRPISLEHGKNNIQWDRTTQWTKEHLLNQIQEVGSGDGWREERTGLDEASFIETRRHWFSKEVSHHTNGVVNVINLIEGDEATIESPSGAFEPFVVHYAETFIVPAAVGDYTIKPSGPSEGQEIGTLKAYIRTDKLNDYPLR, from the coding sequence ATGAACGTTTTAACACCATCGACTTTTGACAAACTCCCGGCTATTCGCATAGCCGGAGAAACGTGTATTACGGGTTGGGAGGCCATTGTCGCCACCCTACAGGACCGAATTCGGTCTCTAGGCCAGGCCAAAACTATTGTGGCCGTAGACACCTATCTGGGTGTCTACACTGATGAAGTTATCGCTGGCCTGGGTTCATTATCGGACCGGTTAACGGTCGTTGAAACCGGGCAGGCCCTGCGCAACCCGGGCGAGATTGACGCGCTGGTCGACGACTACGTAACGGACGATCCGGTATTTGGCTACGTTTGCCCTTTTGAACTGGCCCGCTTTTACGACGAAGACAAATTGGCGATCTGCCAGCAAAGGATTCAGGCCGTTACAGACGGCGTGGTACTGGTTGTTGGCATCGGAGCCGCACTGTTCGTCGATCAGCCCGACCTACTGCTGTATGCTGATATGCCCCGGTGGGAAATTCAACTTCGGTTCCGAAAAAATCGGGTGAGCAATCTGGGGGGGCAAAATCAGGACGCGGGGTTCGCGTACCAGTACAAGCGAGCATTCTACGTGGACTGGAAGGTGCTGGATCGCCACAAAAAGCAGTACATGGAACGCTGGGATTACGTAGTGGACACGACGCAGGAAGAAACGCCCAAGCTCATCAGCGGAACAGCCCTGCGCAACGCCATGGCGCTCACCGTTCAGCGGCCCTTCCGGGTTGTTCCGTTCTTTGATCCCGGTCCGTGGGGTGGCCAATGGTTGAAGGAAGTGTGCGACCTGGACCGGTCGGCCGTCAACTACGCCTGGGGATTCGACTGCGTACCCGAGGAGAATAGTCTGCTGTACAACTTCGACGGTGAAACGTTTGAGATTCCTTCCATCGACGTGGTGTTCTCTCATCCACAGGAACTGCTGGGGGAAAAAGTCTTCGCTGCATTCGGTGCCGAGTTTCCCATCCGGTTTGATTTTCTGGATACCATCGAGGGCGGCAATTTGAGTTTGCAGGTCCATCCCCTGCAGGCGTACATGCGGGAGAAGTTTGGTATGCCCTACACCCAGAATGAAAGCTATTATTTTCTGGAAGCGAAAGAGGATGCCTGCGTTTATCTGGGTCTGAAAGAAAATATCAATCCCGACAAGATGATCGGTGATCTGGAAAAGGCGCAGGACAGCGGGGTTGATTTCGACGCGGAACAATACGTCGAGAAATGGCCGATTAAAAAGCACGACCACGCGCTGATTCCCGCTGGGACAGTTCACTGCTCGGGGGCCAACAGCGTTGTCCTTGAAATCAGTGCGACGCCCTTCAATTTTACCTTCAAACTGTGGGACTGGGGCCGGACGGGATTAGACGGAAAGCCTCGGCCCATCTCTCTTGAACACGGAAAGAATAACATCCAGTGGGACCGGACGACGCAGTGGACAAAGGAGCACCTGCTCAATCAAATTCAGGAGGTTGGCAGCGGGGACGGCTGGCGGGAAGAGCGTACGGGACTCGATGAGGCTTCGTTCATTGAAACCCGTCGGCACTGGTTTTCAAAAGAAGTTTCCCACCACACAAACGGTGTCGTCAACGTGATCAACCTGATCGAAGGTGACGAAGCCACGATCGAAAGCCCCTCAGGCGCGTTCGAACCTTTTGTCGTTCATTACGCGGAGACGTTCATCGTACCGGCCGCAGTAGGTGACTATACGATAAAACCGTCCGGACCAAGCGAAGGGCAGGAAATAGGCACCTTAAAGGCCTATATCCGAACCGACAAGCTGAACGATTATCCGTTGAGGTGA
- a CDS encoding arylsulfatase yields MKPTFWIGIAALILGAWVARRSAITLSVTATKPNVLFILTDDQGWGDLSLHGNRFLETPNLDRLAHSGAQFDRFFVSPLCAPTRASLLTGRYHLRTGTVSVTQGWERMRSEELTLAEVFRQNGYATGCFGKWHNGEHAPEDPNGQGFDEFLGFCAGHWNNYFDTDLQHNDRMVATKGFITDVLTDAALAFMSNHKSQPFFCYVPFNAPHSPHQVPDRYFDKYKAKGLTDEDASIYGMVENIDDNVGRLLARLDQLDLASNTIVVFATDNGPNGRRFNGDMKGIKGSVDEGGVRVPLFVRWPGKIRPETWIRPNAAHIDLMPTLVDLCKLRFKPSHPIDGRSLVNFLVNKTDTLPDRLLFTHVAGMSGNQLPMEPGGVRTAQYRLVLQKGQTQLYDMLRDPSQTTDIAPGHAQLVQRLQAAYEHWFRDASQAVTRFRPVPVAARRVLLQAPEAHFSGEIHYKQGSGWANDWLVNWQSPADSIWWEVDVQRPGTYQLSLQYTCPESAHGTILSATVGQTMVQQTLPGGFDPPLKPSPDRILRKEVYEKTWAWLPLGRVKLVRGRHRILLRAMAVPKSQVAEVKALLLTAQ; encoded by the coding sequence ATGAAACCTACTTTCTGGATTGGAATAGCTGCGCTGATTCTTGGCGCCTGGGTTGCCCGGCGGTCGGCAATTACCCTGTCGGTAACCGCCACGAAGCCTAATGTGTTGTTTATATTGACCGATGATCAGGGGTGGGGCGATTTGAGTCTTCATGGCAACCGCTTTCTTGAAACGCCTAACCTCGACCGGCTGGCTCATAGCGGTGCGCAGTTCGACCGCTTTTTTGTTAGTCCACTTTGTGCGCCCACTCGTGCCAGTTTGCTAACAGGCCGCTACCACCTTCGTACGGGTACCGTTTCCGTAACTCAGGGCTGGGAACGCATGCGTAGCGAGGAACTCACGCTGGCCGAAGTTTTCCGCCAGAACGGGTACGCTACCGGCTGTTTTGGTAAATGGCACAACGGAGAGCACGCTCCGGAAGATCCTAATGGTCAGGGTTTTGATGAGTTTTTAGGGTTTTGTGCTGGCCACTGGAATAATTACTTCGATACTGATCTGCAGCACAATGACCGCATGGTGGCTACGAAAGGATTCATCACTGATGTCCTGACGGATGCCGCCCTGGCGTTTATGAGTAACCATAAATCTCAGCCCTTCTTTTGCTACGTTCCCTTCAACGCTCCCCATAGCCCTCACCAGGTACCCGACCGTTATTTTGATAAGTATAAAGCAAAAGGCCTCACCGACGAAGATGCCAGTATTTACGGCATGGTCGAAAATATTGACGACAATGTGGGGCGTCTGCTAGCCAGGTTAGACCAACTCGATTTGGCATCAAACACAATTGTTGTCTTTGCGACCGACAACGGCCCTAATGGCCGACGCTTCAATGGTGACATGAAGGGCATCAAAGGGTCGGTTGACGAGGGAGGGGTGCGCGTACCGTTGTTTGTGCGATGGCCAGGAAAAATTCGTCCTGAAACTTGGATACGACCTAATGCGGCCCACATCGACTTAATGCCGACCCTAGTCGATTTATGCAAGCTACGCTTCAAGCCATCCCACCCGATTGATGGCCGTAGTCTGGTGAACTTTTTAGTCAATAAGACGGATACGCTACCCGATCGATTGCTGTTTACGCACGTAGCTGGCATGAGCGGGAACCAACTGCCTATGGAGCCGGGGGGGGTACGCACCGCTCAGTATCGCCTTGTTCTACAAAAAGGACAGACTCAACTGTATGATATGCTCCGTGACCCTTCACAAACGACAGATATAGCACCCGGACATGCCCAGCTAGTGCAGCGGCTGCAAGCGGCCTACGAGCACTGGTTTCGTGATGCGTCTCAGGCAGTAACTCGTTTCCGACCCGTGCCGGTGGCCGCTCGGCGGGTGCTATTGCAGGCCCCGGAAGCCCACTTTTCGGGTGAAATCCATTACAAACAAGGTAGCGGTTGGGCAAATGACTGGCTGGTAAACTGGCAGTCTCCCGCCGATTCAATTTGGTGGGAAGTTGATGTGCAACGGCCAGGGACGTATCAACTAAGTCTGCAATATACTTGCCCGGAGTCAGCCCACGGCACAATACTGAGTGCCACGGTCGGTCAGACGATGGTACAACAAACTCTGCCAGGAGGTTTCGACCCGCCTTTAAAACCCAGTCCCGATCGAATTCTCCGCAAGGAAGTGTACGAGAAGACATGGGCCTGGCTGCCACTGGGCCGAGTCAAGTTAGTTCGTGGTCGTCACCGGATTCTGCTACGGGCAATGGCGGTCCCCAAAAGCCAGGTGGCTGAGGTAAAAGCATTGCTGCTGACTGCTCAGTGA
- a CDS encoding transposase, with amino-acid sequence MLREDKALKLIEIFITCDDFCNVLTQWQMQQGTLPTIRQGELTDSEMLAITIFYHHSGAKCFQYYYQDWVEAQLRSYFPKLISYERFVARMPRLLPGLFVLLKWLCAQGQRTGFYIVDSKPLAVCDNHRIQANKVFAGLAARGKSSMGWFFGLKAHLVINIYSGDTVPAKTAKVGHGG; translated from the coding sequence ATGCTTCGCGAAGATAAGGCCCTTAAATTAATTGAGATCTTCATCACCTGTGATGATTTTTGCAATGTCCTGACCCAGTGGCAAATGCAGCAAGGCACCTTGCCCACTATTCGACAGGGCGAGTTAACCGACAGTGAGATGTTAGCGATCACAATCTTCTATCATCATTCAGGGGCCAAATGCTTTCAGTACTATTACCAAGACTGGGTAGAGGCTCAACTAAGGAGTTATTTTCCCAAGTTGATCAGTTACGAGCGATTCGTGGCCCGTATGCCTCGCTTACTACCTGGACTTTTTGTACTCTTAAAATGGCTTTGTGCCCAAGGCCAGCGAACCGGCTTCTACATTGTCGATAGTAAACCGCTGGCCGTCTGTGATAACCATCGCATCCAGGCCAATAAGGTCTTTGCTGGCCTGGCCGCCCGTGGGAAGTCCTCTATGGGCTGGTTCTTTGGGCTAAAAGCGCATTTAGTCATTAATATATATTCCGGAGATACTGTGCCAGCCAAAACGGCTAAAGTGGGCCACGGTGGATAA
- the istB gene encoding IS21-like element helper ATPase IstB, with product MNTQATLERMRQLKLQGMATHWETLLRLPVNQWPPTDHLLASLLDAEHEYRQERKTRTAITQARFRYQASLEEVIYTPDRQLDKSMVLRLGDLSFVRRGENILITGATGCGKSYLATCLGYQACQRGLRVGYFSMPKLMERLHLARADGSYTRELARLERLQLLILDDWGLSSLDMNAKLALLQLIEDRHGRSATIITSQLPVSKWYEYLAEPTLADAILDRLVHQAHRIELQGESMRRRIKKTNDLTGS from the coding sequence ATGAATACACAAGCAACCCTCGAGCGCATGCGTCAATTAAAATTACAGGGCATGGCCACCCACTGGGAAACCCTTCTGCGTCTACCGGTTAATCAGTGGCCGCCCACCGACCATCTCCTGGCTTCGCTGCTGGATGCCGAACACGAATACCGGCAGGAACGCAAAACGCGAACTGCCATTACCCAGGCTCGTTTTCGGTATCAGGCCAGCCTGGAAGAAGTTATTTACACGCCTGATCGGCAGTTGGACAAAAGTATGGTACTTCGCCTGGGCGACCTCTCTTTTGTACGACGGGGCGAAAACATTCTCATCACCGGTGCCACTGGTTGTGGCAAAAGCTATCTGGCTACATGTCTGGGCTACCAGGCTTGTCAACGAGGGCTGCGGGTGGGCTACTTCTCTATGCCTAAACTTATGGAACGACTGCATCTGGCTCGAGCGGATGGCTCCTATACTCGGGAGCTTGCCCGTCTGGAGCGGTTGCAGTTATTGATCCTGGACGATTGGGGCCTATCGAGTCTAGACATGAATGCCAAACTGGCTTTGCTGCAACTCATTGAAGATCGCCATGGCCGGTCGGCTACGATCATTACCTCGCAGTTACCGGTGTCTAAGTGGTATGAGTACCTAGCTGAACCAACGCTGGCCGATGCAATCTTGGATCGACTCGTGCATCAGGCACACCGCATTGAGTTGCAAGGCGAGTCAATGCGCAGGCGCATCAAAAAAACGAATGATTTAACCGGATCCTGA
- the istA gene encoding IS21 family transposase, with the protein MFQLRRILQLRQQGFSQRRIASALAISRTTVEHYLRIVEAHFSDLAQALSWQDDQLHRLFTHRVPQPEADRLGDLYQRFENYEAQLAKPGVTRHHLWLAYKQANPNAIQYSQFCERYRTWRLNQQTVMHLEHKAGETLFVDYAGKKLALVDPTTGQPQPVELFVAVLACSQLTFAKAVASQRKADFLQALSDALTYFGGVPEAIVPDNLKAAVTKANRYEPDLNESIEDFAAHYSTCIYPARSGKPRDKALVEKTISILYSRVYVPLQEQSFHSLKELNQAIAQQVEVHNRQCFQGKPYSRRQRFETLEEATLMPLPLQPYRSKAFRMAKVHPNCHVLLGEDKHYYSVPYRHVGQSVKLVYTAQTVEIYHDHQRIALHERQPEAYQYTTRREHLPSQQQWLSQWSAEYFIDQASQIGPHTRLAIQELLHTRSYPQQAFRSCAGVLSLVAKVGQQRLEGACERALTYGAVSYKLIRSILERNLDKTTSTEVTHKPLPTHENIRGADVYQ; encoded by the coding sequence ATGTTTCAACTCCGTCGGATTCTTCAACTCCGCCAGCAGGGCTTCAGCCAGCGCCGGATTGCTTCGGCTTTAGCCATTTCCCGAACCACCGTCGAACACTATTTGCGTATAGTCGAAGCGCATTTTTCGGACTTGGCTCAGGCTTTGAGCTGGCAGGATGATCAACTTCACCGCCTGTTCACTCATCGTGTACCCCAACCAGAGGCCGATCGGCTGGGTGATCTCTACCAACGATTTGAGAACTACGAAGCCCAATTGGCCAAGCCGGGTGTGACCCGCCATCACTTATGGCTAGCTTATAAGCAGGCTAACCCCAATGCCATCCAGTACTCCCAATTTTGTGAGCGCTACCGGACCTGGCGACTCAACCAGCAGACGGTGATGCACCTGGAGCACAAAGCTGGGGAGACGCTTTTCGTCGATTATGCCGGTAAAAAGCTAGCCCTGGTCGATCCAACTACCGGTCAGCCTCAGCCAGTCGAGCTTTTTGTCGCCGTGCTGGCCTGTTCCCAACTCACTTTTGCTAAAGCGGTTGCCAGTCAGCGAAAAGCCGATTTCCTACAAGCCTTATCCGATGCGCTAACCTACTTTGGTGGTGTCCCCGAGGCCATTGTGCCCGATAACCTGAAAGCCGCCGTGACCAAAGCCAACCGCTATGAGCCTGATCTGAACGAGTCGATTGAAGACTTTGCGGCTCATTACAGTACCTGTATCTATCCAGCCCGTAGTGGCAAGCCGCGCGATAAAGCGCTGGTGGAGAAGACCATCTCCATTCTCTATAGTCGGGTATATGTTCCCCTACAAGAACAGAGCTTTCACTCTTTGAAGGAACTGAACCAAGCTATTGCTCAACAAGTAGAAGTCCACAACCGGCAGTGCTTTCAGGGTAAGCCCTACTCAAGACGTCAGCGTTTTGAGACCCTGGAAGAAGCCACGCTGATGCCTTTGCCGCTACAGCCTTACCGGTCCAAAGCCTTTCGCATGGCCAAAGTGCATCCCAACTGTCATGTACTGTTAGGGGAAGACAAGCACTATTATAGCGTACCCTACCGGCATGTGGGCCAGAGCGTTAAGCTGGTTTACACCGCTCAGACCGTGGAGATTTACCATGATCATCAGCGGATTGCGCTTCATGAGCGCCAACCCGAGGCCTATCAGTACACCACCCGTCGCGAACACCTGCCCAGCCAACAACAATGGCTGAGCCAGTGGTCTGCGGAGTACTTTATCGATCAGGCCAGCCAGATCGGTCCCCATACTCGACTGGCCATTCAGGAACTGCTCCACACGCGGAGCTATCCCCAACAGGCCTTCCGTTCCTGTGCCGGCGTACTATCGCTGGTAGCCAAGGTTGGCCAGCAACGCCTGGAGGGGGCCTGTGAGCGGGCGTTAACGTATGGGGCTGTCTCCTACAAGTTGATCCGTAGCATCCTGGAGCGCAATTTAGATAAGACTACCTCAACGGAGGTAACCCATAAGCCTCTGCCAACTCATGAGAACATCCGGGGAGCCGATGTCTATCAATAA
- a CDS encoding transposase — protein sequence MTGLLYAGIYINQYGELINFIITPGNVSDNNASLLPELLADLQGQCFGDRGYLTKLFAEFYQRGLHLVTKLRRRMKNTLMPLSDKLNLRKRGLIESVNALLTSVFDLEHTRHRSALNSQINVLAGLIAYCFHDRKPSIVIPVQKRIYP from the coding sequence ATGACTGGCTTACTTTATGCCGGAATATATATTAATCAGTACGGCGAGTTAATCAATTTTATCATTACGCCTGGTAATGTCTCGGACAACAACGCCAGCTTATTGCCAGAGCTACTGGCGGATTTGCAGGGACAGTGCTTTGGCGACCGGGGGTATTTGACTAAACTGTTTGCCGAGTTTTACCAGCGAGGTCTTCATTTAGTAACCAAGCTTCGACGCCGGATGAAGAACACCTTGATGCCCTTGAGTGATAAACTCAACTTACGCAAGCGCGGCTTAATCGAATCGGTCAATGCCTTGCTAACATCGGTCTTCGACCTCGAACACACTCGCCATCGGAGTGCGCTTAATAGCCAGATCAATGTCTTGGCAGGTTTGATCGCTTATTGTTTTCATGACCGTAAGCCATCTATTGTGATCCCAGTTCAAAAACGCATTTATCCATAA
- a CDS encoding DEAD/DEAH box helicase family protein: MLNQQLLLVQFLLAEFGFRDFADLRKSFSEYELRSDESESSLIFQNLMVRPGRVVPPTLLQQYDENLIRHLAHINEGRSAPISLKYYQYFSALFAEHYLNQYYADKADWLARLNRFRQQSPNRELRKVPAFVADELNKLAFWNATGSGKTYLLHLNILQVRHYIRLYTLPIKNLILLTPSEELSQQHLREMAQSNLLATPYAEDKDGPGVKVIELSKLKLEKTFSGGVTIPVAEFEEQNALFVDEGHKGSKTEDSVWREVRNRISRQGFAFEYSATFGQITDRDLLAEYSRCIAFDYSYGRFYADGYGKSYWIHNLTDNDLTGETVKRQYLLQNLLLFAQQKLHYYRQPEQMQTYQLENPLLVFVGSSVVPKTSASTSEKRENEDVISDVKTVLDFFLDFTTNRGQYVSWITALRNNGGLFPGDYRSRLDYLLNEFPTDAEVYNLIISRVFNAPSAEPLELYTLRNNNAEIGLRLRGSDHYFGLIYIGDVSTFKSSLGEGYEIKRDVVISQSLFGALSDQSSNPINLLIGARKFIEGWNNFRVSGIGLINFGRAKGAQIIQLFGRGVRLRGKDGSLKRSQGQPDAPNTIHINETLNIFGLRADYMRRFNEDLHKEGISTTVETITFPTVITHDLAKLQLLTLQRNESIPAFHTQPVFMLEADSTMTAISLDFASKRFSAVGNAVRQTTSIGRPFSLHPFAGWVDWSLIYRQLQQVRREKQYTNLHIQRESLPSLFANIRHQVIADEELQIQSVASIDRLQKLTFSLCKKYMENFYKRRLRAYEGRYLQTAVLDETNGNLNGLSWSVEVMTTDALGNELAGIDLTLKRINNLLAQPGYPSRMETDATLKNGWLEAHLYQPLLADESQQQALTANSIPVVERVTPAGLNKGELRFIDHLRLFIGNKDTNGYSDYDFYLLRNLSRGKGFGFYFEASGGFFPDFMLWIKEKTGTKQYLTFIDPHGLRNEEHAWSSDKIQLYQKLTELQTEIGNADLRLNSFILDPNGDLQAAGLDRWQRPGNESLQEYAAQNHVYEIPISGNVSSKGGYIDKIVKAILN; encoded by the coding sequence ATGCTTAATCAACAGTTACTGTTAGTCCAATTCCTGCTGGCGGAATTTGGCTTCCGCGATTTTGCCGACCTGCGTAAATCGTTCAGCGAGTACGAACTGCGGTCCGACGAGTCTGAATCATCGCTTATTTTTCAGAACCTTATGGTGCGTCCGGGGCGGGTAGTGCCACCTACTTTGCTCCAACAATACGACGAAAATTTAATTCGGCATCTGGCCCACATCAACGAGGGCCGGAGTGCCCCTATAAGCCTGAAATACTACCAGTATTTCTCAGCTCTTTTTGCCGAACATTACCTGAATCAGTACTACGCCGATAAAGCCGACTGGCTGGCGCGGCTCAATCGGTTCCGCCAGCAATCACCCAATCGAGAACTGCGCAAAGTACCCGCCTTTGTTGCGGATGAGTTGAATAAACTGGCGTTTTGGAATGCCACCGGTTCGGGCAAAACGTACCTGCTGCACCTCAACATATTGCAGGTTCGGCATTACATCAGGCTTTATACTCTCCCCATTAAAAATCTGATTCTGCTCACACCATCCGAGGAACTTAGCCAGCAACACCTGCGCGAGATGGCTCAGAGTAATTTGCTGGCTACGCCTTACGCCGAGGACAAAGATGGACCCGGCGTAAAAGTGATTGAACTCTCGAAATTGAAGTTAGAAAAAACCTTCTCCGGTGGCGTAACTATTCCGGTTGCTGAGTTCGAGGAACAGAACGCCCTTTTTGTTGATGAAGGCCATAAGGGAAGCAAAACCGAAGACAGTGTTTGGCGGGAAGTACGCAACCGAATTAGTCGGCAGGGGTTCGCTTTTGAGTACAGTGCTACGTTTGGGCAAATTACAGACAGGGACCTGTTGGCTGAATACAGCCGTTGCATTGCCTTTGATTACAGCTACGGCCGGTTTTATGCTGATGGATACGGTAAATCATACTGGATTCATAACCTTACCGACAACGACCTAACGGGCGAAACCGTAAAACGGCAATACCTATTACAAAACTTACTGCTGTTTGCCCAGCAAAAACTGCATTACTACAGGCAACCTGAGCAGATGCAAACCTACCAACTCGAAAACCCGTTACTGGTGTTTGTAGGTAGTTCGGTTGTTCCCAAAACGAGTGCCAGTACCTCTGAAAAACGAGAGAATGAAGATGTTATAAGTGACGTAAAAACAGTACTGGATTTCTTTCTCGACTTTACTACTAACCGAGGTCAGTATGTAAGCTGGATAACAGCTTTACGAAACAATGGTGGACTATTCCCTGGCGATTACCGAAGTAGATTAGATTACCTACTTAACGAATTTCCGACTGATGCGGAGGTTTATAATCTAATTATCAGCCGGGTCTTCAACGCTCCCTCTGCCGAACCTCTGGAACTCTATACTCTTCGGAACAACAATGCCGAAATCGGGCTTCGCCTACGCGGGTCCGACCATTATTTCGGTCTGATTTACATAGGTGATGTCAGCACGTTCAAATCATCGCTTGGAGAAGGTTATGAAATTAAGCGTGATGTAGTTATCAGCCAAAGCCTGTTTGGAGCCTTGTCCGACCAGTCGAGTAACCCAATCAATCTGCTCATTGGTGCACGAAAATTTATAGAAGGTTGGAATAACTTTAGGGTGTCGGGTATTGGGTTAATCAATTTCGGTCGGGCCAAAGGCGCTCAGATCATTCAATTGTTTGGCCGGGGGGTCCGGTTGCGGGGCAAAGACGGTTCATTGAAACGGTCGCAGGGTCAACCCGATGCCCCCAATACCATTCACATCAACGAAACACTCAACATCTTCGGTCTGCGAGCTGATTACATGCGCCGGTTCAACGAGGACTTGCACAAGGAAGGCATTAGCACCACAGTCGAAACGATTACATTCCCAACCGTAATTACGCACGATTTAGCCAAATTACAGTTGTTAACGCTGCAACGAAATGAGAGCATACCTGCTTTTCATACCCAGCCTGTGTTTATGCTGGAAGCTGATAGCACAATGACTGCAATATCTCTCGATTTTGCCAGTAAACGGTTTTCGGCGGTTGGTAACGCCGTTAGGCAAACTACCAGTATAGGCAGGCCCTTTTCGTTGCATCCGTTCGCTGGCTGGGTTGACTGGTCGTTGATCTATCGTCAGTTGCAACAGGTCCGGCGCGAGAAGCAGTACACAAACCTGCACATTCAGCGCGAGAGCCTACCCAGTCTGTTCGCAAATATTCGGCACCAAGTAATTGCCGATGAGGAATTACAAATCCAATCGGTGGCCAGCATCGACCGATTACAAAAACTGACCTTTTCGCTGTGTAAAAAGTATATGGAAAATTTCTATAAACGGCGATTACGGGCGTATGAAGGTCGGTATCTACAAACGGCTGTTTTAGACGAAACTAATGGCAATCTCAACGGTTTATCGTGGTCGGTGGAGGTAATGACAACTGACGCATTAGGTAATGAATTGGCGGGGATAGACCTGACGCTGAAACGTATTAATAATCTGTTGGCACAACCTGGATATCCATCCCGAATGGAAACCGACGCAACGCTTAAAAATGGCTGGTTAGAAGCACATTTGTATCAACCGCTATTAGCCGATGAAAGTCAGCAGCAGGCGTTGACCGCTAATAGTATTCCGGTCGTCGAACGTGTCACGCCCGCCGGTCTCAATAAAGGCGAATTGCGGTTTATAGACCATTTACGGTTATTCATTGGTAACAAAGACACGAATGGATATAGTGATTATGATTTCTACTTGTTACGAAATCTGAGCCGGGGTAAAGGGTTTGGTTTCTACTTTGAAGCGTCAGGTGGCTTCTTCCCTGACTTTATGCTATGGATAAAAGAAAAGACCGGCACCAAACAGTACCTAACGTTCATTGACCCCCACGGCCTACGTAATGAAGAACACGCCTGGTCAAGTGACAAAATACAGTTGTATCAGAAGTTAACGGAGTTACAAACTGAAATTGGCAATGCTGATTTGCGGTTAAACTCATTTATCCTCGACCCCAACGGCGACTTACAGGCGGCTGGTTTAGATCGCTGGCAACGACCCGGTAATGAATCTCTGCAAGAATATGCAGCCCAAAATCATGTGTACGAAATACCCATCAGCGGAAATGTATCGTCAAAGGGAGGGTATATTGACAAAATAGTTAAAGCAATCCTTAATTGA